A genome region from Bacillaceae bacterium IKA-2 includes the following:
- a CDS encoding SpoIID/LytB domain-containing protein: MKKEIHTNEEDFMQQRVFILKLVIVSLIVLFLPNEVSASNQDVTVKLSYFLGNQTEITVRINGTYVIKEDNRKLTSNKLYLFKIVGNAIDVYEDGQRVASYTSSFTAKPLVFSEENYITINNRKYLGDMRFTLESNFIRPINTVPLEEYLKGVVPREMSPSWGNNGGMEALKAQAVTARTFMLRRINSVVTDTESHQVYGGYHWHNNTNLAVDATSGEVVIHNGHLIDSFYSATNGGKLLSNRNVWGSAKLPYLDVKNDPYDLKSASLGNNRINWDFTIQKEQINLRDKNLNSPQQWWDDVQEANSATVNSIKNWLISRGHIDSQFDIKIVSIADVQFTTQFTANEVMTGKVTINYILRHNSGNSFVMDDDHIKIQTITINNRHDILRAMFSGARMLSSYVKEVEETNSTFTIRGGGWGHNIGMSQYGAYQMSREGLNYRDIISFYYQGAQVIGPNPIFSMQVTSKTEMYNQPNPLATRTGSIAAQKVNVFEVRGDWYLIDTWLGRMWVNPDSPITGEIETYTERLYVPENTSIYSSPTSQVASGAISPQNVTPLRKWGDWYEIKTWLGPKWIKPNALLLGGIDRISESITLTEVAEIFHSPLDNQRRSSVSVQKVTATHQWNDWYRIETWLGAMWMKPEAAIIGEVVAHPEGLYVTGNTSLYRSPTAKSSSGAIAPQNVETISKWGEWYQINTWLGPKWIKPTAPLLGGIKQVSETISLTKKTQMYNSPLDSQHQSALAVQKVTATHQWNDWYRINTWLGPQWIKL, translated from the coding sequence ATGAAGAAGGAAATTCATACAAACGAGGAGGATTTTATGCAACAGAGGGTGTTTATACTAAAGCTAGTCATAGTTTCCTTGATTGTTCTTTTTCTTCCTAACGAAGTTTCGGCAAGTAATCAAGATGTTACAGTTAAACTGTCATACTTCTTAGGTAACCAAACTGAAATAACGGTTAGGATAAACGGAACATACGTAATAAAGGAAGATAACCGAAAACTGACAAGTAATAAATTGTATCTCTTTAAGATTGTAGGAAATGCGATTGATGTCTATGAAGATGGGCAAAGAGTAGCTTCCTATACTAGTAGTTTTACAGCAAAGCCGCTTGTTTTTAGTGAAGAAAACTACATAACTATTAATAACAGAAAGTATTTAGGAGATATGAGATTTACGCTAGAATCGAATTTTATTAGACCGATTAACACCGTACCTTTAGAAGAATATTTAAAAGGTGTTGTCCCGCGTGAAATGTCGCCTTCATGGGGTAATAATGGGGGGATGGAGGCACTTAAAGCGCAAGCGGTTACCGCCAGAACGTTCATGCTCAGAAGAATTAATTCGGTTGTCACTGACACAGAAAGTCACCAAGTTTACGGTGGTTATCATTGGCATAACAATACCAATCTTGCTGTTGATGCTACAAGCGGAGAAGTTGTTATACATAACGGTCACCTCATTGACTCATTTTATTCAGCAACTAATGGTGGAAAGCTGTTAAGTAATCGGAATGTTTGGGGTTCAGCAAAACTTCCATACTTAGATGTAAAAAACGATCCTTATGATCTTAAATCGGCAAGTTTGGGGAATAATCGAATCAACTGGGATTTTACGATTCAAAAAGAGCAAATAAATCTCCGTGATAAAAATTTAAACAGTCCACAACAATGGTGGGATGACGTTCAAGAAGCAAATAGTGCAACGGTGAATTCTATTAAAAATTGGTTGATTAGTAGAGGACATATTGATTCGCAGTTTGATATAAAAATAGTTTCGATTGCGGATGTCCAGTTTACGACTCAGTTCACAGCCAACGAGGTTATGACGGGTAAGGTAACGATCAACTATATTTTAAGACACAACAGTGGAAATTCGTTCGTTATGGATGACGATCATATTAAAATTCAGACGATTACGATCAATAACCGTCACGATATTCTACGTGCGATGTTTAGTGGAGCTAGGATGTTAAGTTCATATGTTAAAGAAGTTGAGGAAACGAATTCTACCTTTACAATTCGTGGTGGTGGTTGGGGCCACAACATCGGCATGAGCCAATACGGTGCGTATCAAATGTCGAGAGAAGGCTTAAACTACCGTGATATTATTTCGTTTTATTATCAAGGTGCGCAGGTAATTGGACCGAATCCAATTTTTTCTATGCAGGTTACATCAAAAACAGAGATGTACAACCAACCAAATCCATTAGCAACTAGAACAGGATCAATAGCAGCACAAAAAGTAAATGTTTTTGAAGTAAGGGGAGATTGGTATTTAATTGATACTTGGTTAGGCAGGATGTGGGTCAATCCTGACTCTCCTATAACCGGTGAGATCGAAACTTATACAGAACGCTTATATGTACCTGAAAATACGAGTATTTATAGCTCGCCAACATCCCAGGTTGCTAGCGGTGCAATTAGTCCGCAAAACGTAACCCCGTTGCGGAAGTGGGGAGATTGGTATGAAATCAAGACATGGCTAGGTCCAAAATGGATTAAGCCTAACGCACTACTGCTCGGTGGGATTGATCGAATTTCTGAATCGATTACGCTAACGGAAGTAGCTGAAATTTTTCATTCACCGTTAGATAATCAGCGAAGAAGTTCAGTGAGTGTGCAAAAGGTGACCGCAACACACCAATGGAATGATTGGTATCGCATCGAGACGTGGTTAGGCGCAATGTGGATGAAACCAGAAGCAGCGATAATTGGCGAAGTTGTCGCTCATCCAGAAGGCTTATATGTAACCGGCAATACAAGCCTCTATCGTTCACCAACAGCTAAATCAAGTAGTGGTGCAATCGCTCCGCAAAACGTGGAAACGATAAGTAAATGGGGAGAATGGTACCAGATTAATACATGGCTAGGTCCAAAATGGATCAAGCCTACCGCCCCACTGCTCGGAGGCATCAAACAAGTTTCGGAAACGATTTCTTTAACAAAAAAAACACAAATGTACAATTCACCACTAGATAGTCAACATCAAAGTGCATTAGCTGTACAAAAGGTGACCGCAACACACCAATGGAATGATTGGTATCGCATCAACACGTGGCTAGGTCCACAGTGGATTAAACTATAG
- a CDS encoding glycosyltransferase family 4 protein yields the protein MKVLHLIGGKEVAGSKNHLLSLLKNFNKEEVVLGVFEKGAIFTEAEKLGIDVRYLGQKTRYDLSVIYKIKKLIRSETVSILHTHGPRANLYGYLVRKTENIIWTTTVHSDPRYDFIGRGLKGKLFTIINLRVLKKVHHCFAISNRFSKMLRDLNVNCRITTIYNGISFSETQQDFFSEAELNLTKKDFVIIMVGRLHPIKGHVVVFEAIKNLQVKIPNLKLLIVGDGPIEEELKRKVTTYKIAEQVSFLGFQPEKKIHSLLKLSDVFVLSSYSESFPLVILEASRAKIPVISTDVGGVKDLIIDHSLGWVIPPKDAESLEKAIFNAYELKDELGIIGINLYEKAAKNYSVKQLFEAVNSAYRELLAEKNNNIIDVP from the coding sequence ATGAAGGTTCTTCACCTTATTGGTGGAAAAGAAGTGGCGGGTTCAAAAAATCATTTATTATCATTGTTAAAAAATTTTAATAAAGAAGAAGTGGTTTTGGGAGTTTTTGAAAAAGGAGCCATTTTTACAGAAGCAGAAAAGCTAGGAATTGATGTCAGATATTTAGGACAGAAAACGAGATATGATCTTTCGGTCATTTATAAGATAAAGAAGCTGATTAGAAGCGAAACAGTTTCAATACTCCACACTCATGGACCGCGAGCCAATTTATATGGCTACCTGGTCAGAAAAACTGAAAACATCATTTGGACAACGACCGTTCATAGTGATCCTAGATATGATTTTATCGGGAGAGGTTTAAAAGGAAAGCTATTCACCATAATCAATTTAAGAGTATTAAAAAAAGTTCACCACTGCTTCGCGATATCGAATAGATTTTCGAAGATGTTACGAGATTTAAATGTCAACTGTCGGATAACGACGATTTATAATGGAATATCTTTTTCGGAAACTCAGCAAGATTTTTTTAGTGAAGCTGAACTGAATTTAACAAAAAAAGACTTTGTGATTATTATGGTCGGACGTTTGCATCCGATCAAAGGTCATGTCGTAGTTTTTGAGGCGATCAAAAATTTGCAGGTCAAAATTCCTAATCTGAAACTTCTGATTGTCGGTGATGGTCCTATTGAAGAAGAACTTAAACGAAAAGTAACGACATACAAAATTGCTGAGCAGGTCTCTTTCCTTGGCTTCCAACCAGAGAAAAAAATTCATTCTTTACTTAAATTATCAGACGTTTTTGTCTTGTCATCCTACAGTGAAAGCTTCCCGTTAGTGATCTTAGAGGCATCAAGAGCGAAGATCCCAGTTATTTCAACAGATGTTGGTGGCGTTAAAGACTTGATCATTGATCATTCATTAGGTTGGGTGATTCCACCGAAAGATGCCGAAAGCCTTGAAAAAGCGATTTTTAATGCTTATGAACTGAAAGATGAATTAGGTATTATTGGTATAAATTTATATGAAAAAGCAGCGAAAAACTATTCGGTCAAGCAACTTTTTGAAGCGGTAAACTCGGCATACAGAGAGCTATTGGCAGAGAAAAATAATAATATCATTGATGTTCCCTGA
- a CDS encoding O-antigen ligase family protein, which translates to MKQIQEKFIVKLSWSLLFFIVLQPILDIVTSISIFYYDTTVTIGIVVRLLFMFLAAVYLVLSPLVGLRKVAVIYLSSLLLIIGIGFISGFMIKPNFHLFSEAQFYAKGYYFIVMFISYTFALLILKDSTEKKLIAIVINPIVVAMTIVGVVFLITTMTGTGFDTYRHMKAGNKGLFNAGNEIGAILSIGLPIVILYGIKCTEKVRDFYCWIPSLLVIFSLVMLGTKVGYLAVMVTLVITFFFLAINQFKKTAEGNQKLNLIIISLILATMTIITPFTPAFSNTEMHMKVIDDTNDLEGLSEENKDEAINDANIRIFTNKYADRFVSIILSSRQIFLIETQQMFNEAPLIQKLFGMGYAGNYPDTPKLIEMDFLDLFYSYGIVGFIVFLLPFIIAVGVLTVNYKLYKNKLCKVEFVLVLCSLLLGFGIAFVAGHVLFAPAVSIYLAFLLAYVFTDFEIVKSR; encoded by the coding sequence ATGAAGCAAATACAAGAAAAATTTATCGTGAAGCTTTCATGGTCGCTGCTATTTTTTATCGTTTTACAACCGATTTTAGATATAGTAACTTCAATTTCGATCTTTTACTATGATACAACCGTGACAATTGGTATCGTCGTTCGTTTGTTATTTATGTTTTTAGCAGCTGTTTATCTAGTATTATCTCCGCTTGTGGGACTAAGAAAAGTGGCTGTCATTTATTTAAGTTCGTTGCTGCTTATTATTGGTATCGGGTTTATTTCTGGTTTTATGATCAAACCAAACTTTCATTTGTTTTCGGAAGCGCAGTTTTATGCGAAAGGTTATTATTTTATTGTGATGTTTATTAGCTATACATTTGCGTTGCTTATTTTAAAGGATTCTACTGAAAAAAAATTGATAGCGATTGTCATAAATCCGATCGTCGTTGCGATGACAATCGTCGGGGTTGTTTTTCTGATCACTACCATGACGGGGACTGGGTTTGATACTTACCGACATATGAAAGCAGGTAATAAAGGTTTGTTCAATGCTGGTAATGAGATTGGCGCAATTCTTTCAATTGGCTTACCAATTGTGATTTTATACGGGATCAAGTGTACCGAAAAAGTTAGGGATTTTTATTGTTGGATTCCATCGCTGTTAGTCATTTTCTCGCTAGTGATGTTAGGAACGAAAGTAGGCTATCTTGCGGTAATGGTTACATTGGTCATCACATTTTTCTTTTTAGCAATTAATCAATTTAAAAAGACTGCTGAGGGTAATCAAAAACTAAATTTAATTATTATTAGCCTTATTTTAGCGACAATGACAATCATAACACCGTTTACCCCGGCTTTCTCAAATACGGAAATGCATATGAAGGTTATCGATGACACTAACGATTTAGAAGGTCTTAGTGAAGAGAACAAAGATGAAGCGATAAATGACGCTAATATTAGGATTTTTACAAACAAATATGCCGATCGTTTTGTCAGTATTATTTTAAGCAGTAGACAGATTTTCTTGATTGAAACTCAGCAAATGTTTAATGAGGCACCATTAATTCAAAAGCTATTTGGGATGGGTTATGCCGGTAATTATCCAGATACTCCAAAATTAATCGAAATGGATTTTTTAGATCTATTTTATTCATACGGAATAGTTGGCTTTATCGTCTTCTTATTGCCGTTTATTATTGCGGTAGGGGTGCTTACTGTTAATTACAAACTGTATAAAAATAAATTATGTAAGGTTGAATTTGTTTTAGTTCTATGTTCGTTATTGCTAGGGTTTGGGATCGCTTTTGTTGCCGGTCACGTTTTATTTGCTCCTGCTGTTAGCATCTATTTAGCCTTTTTACTAGCGTATGTTTTTACTGATTTTGAAATTGTAAAGTCTCGATAA